A single window of Syntrophus aciditrophicus SB DNA harbors:
- a CDS encoding DUF3313 domain-containing protein — MKKTMEIVISIVGLFLLAIPVGFTADNSFSGFLGDPARYDLLKPGPKDGARLRWLKEGVDIKKYNKFMVDSVIFYLADSSEYKGIDPQEMKELADSFNRELVAAFKDKWPIVAEPGPDVVRIRIAITNIKPSKPGVSAVTSIIPIGLGVSLVKKGATGGWSGSGETGIELMTMDSMTDEVIAMAVDRRNAEFEQRFSKWGSANDAFKFWSEKIVSFIDDAHGIKRESGK; from the coding sequence ATGAAGAAGACCATGGAAATTGTCATATCGATCGTAGGTCTATTTTTGTTGGCGATTCCCGTCGGTTTTACGGCGGACAATTCCTTCTCCGGGTTTCTTGGCGATCCGGCCAGGTATGACCTCCTGAAGCCCGGACCCAAAGACGGGGCCAGACTGCGCTGGCTGAAAGAGGGGGTAGATATAAAGAAATACAACAAGTTCATGGTGGACAGCGTTATCTTCTACCTTGCCGATTCATCCGAGTACAAAGGCATCGATCCCCAGGAGATGAAGGAACTGGCCGATTCCTTCAACAGGGAACTCGTGGCGGCCTTTAAGGACAAGTGGCCGATCGTTGCCGAGCCTGGTCCCGACGTCGTCCGTATCCGTATTGCCATAACGAATATCAAGCCGAGTAAGCCGGGTGTCAGTGCCGTTACCTCGATCATACCCATTGGATTGGGAGTCAGCCTCGTCAAGAAAGGCGCCACGGGTGGCTGGTCCGGCAGCGGGGAAACAGGCATCGAGTTAATGACCATGGATTCCATGACGGACGAAGTGATCGCGATGGCGGTGGATCGTCGAAACGCCGAGTTCGAACAGAGGTTTTCGAAATGGGGTTCGGCCAACGATGCCTTCAAGTTCTGGTCCGAGAAAATCGTCTCGTTCATTGACGATGCGCATGGAATCAAGAGGGAGTCCGGGAAATAA
- a CDS encoding sigma-54-dependent Fis family transcriptional regulator, which translates to MRTLTDTGERLNSEIARRKRAERTLRDRLLFEEMLSVISAGFINLSFERIDEEIHHAMKKVLNFFKVDRFALLETLPDRKSWMITHCVSGTDVPSVPVGENLPVSLHPWAYEKLIQKREVLSFSKIDDLPAEADVDKENWIVWGIRSNLNIPIRIGKPVDHIVAINSVKYERVWPDELIPRLRLLGEIFVNALERSRAWKALQESEERLNLATVAAGAGLWILDTNTGQFWVTQMLRKLFNFLPGEELSFERYEKTIHPDDRKGVRELVQRSLKTQNDLTIEYRILKPDGNVCWIMTRGRPYGGATGIPLRLMGICMDITERKEMENELRKQLAEINKLKLQLEKENIYLRNEIKTERGFGGIIGHSDTLRYVLFRVQQVAPTDATVLILGETGVGKGMVAHAIHEMSARKDKTMVTVNCAALPSNLIESELFGREKGAFTGAYARQAGRFEVADGGTIFLDEIGELPLELQTKLLRVLQDGEFERLGSPRTVKVDVRVIASTSRDLKVEMHNGRFREDLYYRLNTFPVTLPPLRMRVEDIPELARHFIDKYSRKLNKQFESLSKDTMQMLQAYAWPGNVRELEHVIERGVITSPEPVFQLVEQLEQGPGMEADKPIKGFETMAREHILQVLHKTGWKIEGKGGAAAILGLNPSTLRFRLKKLGIKRP; encoded by the coding sequence GTGCGAACGCTTACGGATACCGGCGAACGACTGAACAGTGAGATCGCAAGGCGGAAGCGGGCCGAGCGAACCCTGAGAGATCGCTTGCTCTTCGAGGAAATGCTTTCCGTAATTTCCGCAGGATTCATCAATTTGTCTTTCGAGCGGATTGATGAGGAAATCCATCATGCAATGAAGAAAGTTCTGAACTTCTTCAAAGTAGATCGGTTCGCCCTTCTTGAAACGTTACCGGACAGAAAATCATGGATGATCACTCATTGTGTATCCGGCACAGATGTGCCTTCCGTTCCTGTTGGTGAAAATCTCCCGGTCTCTCTTCATCCCTGGGCCTATGAAAAGCTGATTCAGAAACGGGAAGTTCTCTCCTTTTCAAAGATAGACGATTTACCGGCTGAGGCAGACGTTGATAAAGAAAACTGGATCGTATGGGGTATCCGATCCAACCTGAACATACCCATTAGAATCGGAAAACCCGTTGATCATATTGTTGCCATCAATTCAGTGAAGTACGAACGTGTCTGGCCGGATGAATTGATCCCGCGACTGCGGCTTCTGGGAGAAATTTTCGTCAATGCCCTGGAGCGAAGCAGAGCCTGGAAGGCCTTGCAGGAAAGCGAGGAACGTCTGAACCTGGCGACTGTCGCGGCGGGAGCCGGTCTATGGATTCTGGACACAAATACGGGTCAATTCTGGGTGACGCAGATGCTCAGAAAATTATTTAATTTTCTTCCCGGGGAAGAATTAAGTTTTGAGCGGTATGAGAAAACAATCCATCCCGACGATCGGAAAGGAGTCAGAGAACTTGTTCAGCGAAGCTTGAAGACGCAGAATGATCTGACCATCGAATATCGTATCCTGAAACCCGATGGGAATGTCTGCTGGATTATGACCCGTGGGCGTCCATATGGCGGCGCCACGGGAATTCCCCTGCGCCTGATGGGCATATGCATGGACATTACAGAAAGAAAGGAGATGGAAAACGAGCTCAGGAAGCAACTGGCGGAGATCAACAAACTGAAACTCCAATTGGAGAAAGAGAATATTTATCTCCGTAATGAGATAAAGACGGAACGGGGCTTCGGCGGGATTATCGGACACAGCGATACCCTGCGATATGTCCTTTTCAGGGTTCAGCAGGTCGCCCCTACCGACGCTACGGTCCTTATTCTTGGCGAGACCGGTGTGGGCAAGGGGATGGTGGCCCACGCCATCCACGAAATGAGCGCACGCAAGGATAAGACAATGGTCACTGTAAACTGTGCCGCCCTGCCGTCAAACCTCATCGAAAGCGAACTCTTCGGGCGGGAGAAAGGGGCCTTTACAGGTGCTTACGCCCGACAGGCCGGTCGTTTTGAGGTGGCGGACGGGGGTACGATCTTCCTGGATGAAATCGGTGAGCTCCCTCTTGAACTTCAGACAAAGCTCCTGAGGGTGCTGCAGGACGGAGAGTTCGAGAGGCTTGGTTCCCCCAGGACGGTCAAGGTGGATGTGAGGGTGATCGCGTCGACGAGCCGGGATCTGAAGGTTGAGATGCACAACGGGCGGTTCAGGGAGGACCTCTACTACCGGCTTAACACATTTCCCGTTACACTGCCGCCGTTGAGGATGCGAGTCGAGGACATTCCGGAGCTTGCCAGGCATTTTATAGACAAGTATTCCCGGAAGTTAAACAAACAGTTTGAATCTCTTTCGAAAGATACGATGCAGATGCTTCAAGCGTATGCATGGCCCGGCAATGTGAGGGAGTTGGAACATGTCATAGAAAGAGGAGTCATCACAAGTCCGGAACCTGTATTTCAGCTTGTTGAACAGCTTGAACAGGGGCCTGGCATGGAGGCTGATAAGCCGATTAAGGGGTTTGAAACCATGGCGAGGGAGCACATCCTGCAGGTCCTTCACAAAACAGGGTGGAAAATCGAGGGTAAAGGCGGGGCTGCCGCCATCCTCGGTCTCAATCCAAGCACGCTTCGGTTCCGGCTTAAAAAGCTGGGGATCAAACGACCCTGA
- the fbaA gene encoding class II fructose-bisphosphate aldolase, giving the protein MPVADYETFCRMIERARKNSFAYPAINVTSLTTANAVLKGLAESGSDGILQVSTGGAAFASGSAVKDMALGAISIAEHVHRVADRYPIYIALNTDHCTAGNLEKFVIPLVEETEKRRAAGKPNLFTAHMFDGSVLPLKENLDIAEKLLERFRKSDLILEIEAGVVGGEEDGVKASAAAKLYTTPEDTLAVARRLNAISGARYLLAATFGNVHGVYKPGHVQLKPSILKECQDAVVKTYGEEARFYFVFHGGSGSSIEDIHAAVDYGVVKMNIDTDTQYAFTRAIADHLFRNYSGALKVDGDVGDKKVYDPRVYLGLAEAAMAQRVRQAVTELRSRNTTLMK; this is encoded by the coding sequence ATGCCGGTAGCCGACTATGAAACGTTTTGCAGAATGATCGAAAGGGCCCGGAAAAATTCTTTTGCGTATCCCGCTATCAACGTGACATCGCTTACGACGGCCAACGCGGTTCTGAAAGGGCTGGCAGAGAGCGGAAGCGATGGAATTCTTCAGGTTTCTACGGGCGGAGCCGCCTTTGCCTCGGGTTCCGCGGTCAAGGACATGGCTCTCGGCGCCATCTCGATTGCCGAACATGTCCACCGCGTTGCAGACCGATATCCCATTTACATAGCCCTGAACACGGACCATTGCACGGCGGGCAATCTCGAAAAATTCGTGATTCCGCTGGTGGAGGAAACGGAGAAGCGGCGTGCGGCAGGAAAACCGAACCTGTTCACGGCTCACATGTTCGACGGGAGCGTCCTCCCGCTGAAGGAGAATCTGGATATCGCGGAGAAACTGCTCGAACGCTTCCGGAAAAGCGACCTGATCCTTGAAATCGAAGCGGGTGTGGTCGGCGGCGAGGAAGACGGCGTCAAGGCCAGTGCCGCCGCCAAACTTTACACCACCCCCGAGGATACCCTCGCGGTCGCCCGCCGGCTGAACGCAATTTCGGGTGCGCGCTACCTGCTGGCGGCGACCTTCGGCAATGTTCACGGTGTCTACAAGCCCGGTCACGTTCAGCTGAAGCCTTCCATCCTGAAGGAGTGCCAGGATGCGGTGGTGAAGACATACGGAGAAGAGGCCCGCTTCTATTTTGTGTTTCACGGCGGTTCAGGATCTTCGATTGAAGACATTCATGCCGCCGTCGATTACGGCGTGGTCAAGATGAACATCGATACGGACACGCAGTACGCCTTTACCCGGGCCATTGCCGATCACCTGTTCCGGAATTACAGCGGCGCATTGAAAGTGGACGGCGATGTGGGCGACAAGAAAGTCTATGATCCGCGGGTTTATCTGGGCCTGGCCGAGGCCGCCATGGCACAGCGGGTCAGGCAGGCCGTGACCGAACTGCGAAGCCGGAACACGACGCTGATGAAATGA
- a CDS encoding ATP-dependent 6-phosphofructokinase has translation MGNTELDFTIERLGECHIPSPVKGIRFVDDDGRVLYHSHLQEMKPWLDEGIHPPAMEAAGPREKVFFDPSRIACGIVTCGGICPGLNDVIRSIVLSLCHHYCVQKIYGFRFGYEGLVQRYGHKPLELTADSVAQIHEIGGTILGSSRGPQEPSEMVKTLEDLNVGILFTIGGDGTQRGAQKIAEEATRRGLEISVIGIPKTIDNDISYIQATFGFETAVAEARRATYAAHTEADAARNSISLVKLMGRDSGFIAAYSVLVNSHVNFCLVPEARFTLDGLLRALKERLERRGHAVVVVAEGAGQNLMEATAERDASGNIKYGDIGIFLRDAIRDYFRKASLEINLKYIDPSYIIRSMPANPHDAAFCLLLGQSAVHAGMSGRTNMVVSFWNREFTHVPITLAVSQRKKIDTSSMLWNSVLAVTGQPDMM, from the coding sequence ATGGGGAATACGGAGCTTGATTTCACGATTGAACGGCTTGGCGAGTGCCATATCCCTTCCCCGGTGAAGGGGATCCGCTTTGTGGATGATGATGGGCGTGTCCTTTATCACTCTCATCTCCAGGAGATGAAGCCATGGCTTGACGAAGGGATTCATCCGCCCGCGATGGAAGCGGCGGGGCCAAGGGAAAAAGTCTTTTTTGATCCGTCGCGGATCGCCTGCGGCATCGTGACCTGCGGCGGGATCTGTCCCGGACTGAACGACGTGATCCGATCAATCGTTCTGAGTCTGTGTCACCATTACTGCGTGCAGAAGATATACGGGTTCCGTTTCGGTTACGAGGGGCTCGTGCAGCGGTATGGACATAAGCCACTGGAGCTGACAGCGGATTCGGTTGCCCAGATCCACGAGATCGGCGGGACGATTCTGGGCTCGTCCCGGGGACCGCAGGAACCCTCCGAGATGGTGAAAACGCTTGAGGATCTCAATGTCGGCATTCTCTTTACCATCGGGGGTGACGGGACGCAGCGCGGGGCTCAGAAAATCGCCGAAGAAGCGACCCGGCGGGGGCTCGAAATCAGTGTCATCGGCATTCCAAAAACGATCGACAATGATATTTCCTATATCCAGGCTACCTTCGGATTTGAAACGGCGGTTGCCGAGGCCCGTCGGGCCACCTACGCCGCCCACACCGAGGCGGATGCGGCGCGCAACAGCATCAGCCTGGTGAAGCTCATGGGCCGTGACTCCGGGTTCATTGCCGCGTATTCTGTCCTCGTGAACAGCCATGTGAACTTTTGTCTGGTTCCGGAAGCCCGCTTCACCCTGGATGGCCTTCTCCGCGCCCTGAAAGAGCGCCTCGAGCGCAGGGGACACGCGGTGGTCGTCGTGGCCGAGGGGGCTGGTCAAAACCTGATGGAGGCGACAGCTGAACGCGATGCCTCGGGAAATATCAAGTATGGCGACATCGGCATATTTCTGCGTGATGCCATCAGGGATTATTTCAGGAAAGCCAGCCTGGAAATTAATCTCAAATACATCGATCCCAGTTATATCATCCGGAGCATGCCGGCCAATCCGCATGACGCCGCCTTCTGCCTTCTCCTCGGGCAAAGCGCCGTACATGCCGGAATGAGTGGACGAACGAACATGGTGGTCAGTTTCTGGAACCGTGAATTCACGCATGTGCCCATAACGCTTGCCGTGTCGCAGCGCAAAAAGATCGATACGTCCAGCATGCTTTGGAACAGCGTCCTGGCGGTGACCGGTCAACCCGATATGATGTAA
- the pyk gene encoding pyruvate kinase — protein MKISSPKTKIVCTIGPASENPDVMKQMIEAGMNVARLNFSHGDFASHGKVIGNLRAVSALLGRRIAILADLSGPKMRIGTFASEPIQLDTGDLFTLTTEDIVGDRNRVSVSFDRLPKSVRPGDMLFLNDGYIQLKVNEARGNDVLCSVMVGGELRSRKGLNLPGIDLGISAFTERDRECLQFALENGVDAVSQSFVEGPEDVEAVRRAAADMGYTPFVIAKIERSGALDRIEEIIAAADGIMIARGDLGVEVPIEQIAMVQKRVMLLANMCAKPVITATQMLESMTENRRPTRAEATDVANAILDGTDCVMLSGESAMGRYPVEAVGMLAKIALSAEAHRSMIAVKEMFKGIDLRGRVRLEHLIAIGVEACFEFVTPAAVFVPTRSGATARSMARFRFPVWTVAVSSEESTCQELLFSSGVYPVRELPMPENWNDYVKRQVADLGLEGKIAILTRGPSREHSETNHGVEILDLTI, from the coding sequence ATGAAGATTTCTTCACCGAAGACGAAGATCGTCTGCACCATCGGGCCGGCGTCTGAGAATCCCGACGTGATGAAACAGATGATCGAAGCGGGAATGAACGTCGCCCGACTCAACTTCTCCCATGGCGACTTCGCGTCCCACGGGAAAGTCATCGGGAATCTGCGGGCTGTGTCGGCATTGCTCGGCCGGAGGATCGCAATCCTGGCCGATCTTTCCGGTCCGAAGATGCGTATCGGAACGTTTGCATCCGAACCGATCCAACTCGATACGGGTGACCTGTTCACGCTGACGACCGAGGACATCGTCGGTGACCGGAATCGAGTGTCCGTCTCATTCGATCGCCTTCCGAAGTCTGTAAGACCCGGGGACATGCTTTTTCTCAATGACGGATACATTCAGCTCAAGGTGAACGAGGCCAGGGGCAATGATGTCTTATGCAGCGTCATGGTCGGCGGCGAACTTCGTTCCCGCAAGGGACTCAATCTGCCGGGCATCGATCTCGGGATCAGCGCTTTTACCGAACGTGATCGTGAGTGCCTGCAGTTTGCCCTCGAGAACGGGGTGGACGCCGTGAGCCAGTCCTTCGTCGAAGGACCGGAGGATGTCGAGGCCGTGCGCAGGGCCGCCGCAGACATGGGATACACTCCCTTCGTTATCGCGAAGATCGAACGGTCCGGGGCGCTTGATCGCATTGAGGAGATCATCGCCGCAGCCGACGGCATCATGATCGCCCGCGGCGACCTGGGTGTTGAAGTTCCGATCGAACAGATCGCCATGGTCCAGAAGCGGGTTATGCTCCTTGCAAACATGTGCGCGAAGCCCGTCATTACGGCAACACAGATGCTCGAGTCGATGACGGAAAATCGACGCCCTACCCGCGCCGAGGCAACCGATGTGGCCAACGCGATTCTTGACGGCACCGACTGCGTCATGCTTTCAGGCGAATCCGCCATGGGGAGGTATCCTGTGGAAGCTGTCGGGATGCTGGCGAAAATAGCCCTTTCGGCGGAAGCGCACCGCTCCATGATCGCGGTCAAAGAGATGTTCAAGGGAATCGATCTTCGAGGGAGGGTTCGTCTGGAACATCTCATTGCGATCGGCGTAGAGGCGTGCTTCGAATTTGTGACACCGGCGGCCGTGTTTGTCCCGACGCGAAGCGGCGCCACGGCGCGGAGCATGGCCAGATTCCGCTTTCCCGTATGGACTGTGGCCGTGAGTTCCGAAGAATCGACCTGCCAGGAACTCCTTTTCTCCTCAGGGGTTTATCCGGTGCGCGAGCTTCCCATGCCTGAGAACTGGAATGATTATGTCAAAAGGCAAGTCGCTGATCTTGGTCTGGAAGGAAAAATCGCAATTCTGACCCGGGGTCCGTCGCGGGAGCATTCCGAGACGAATCACGGCGTGGAAATTCTCGACCTGACCATTTGA
- the glk gene encoding glucokinase has product MLEGGDHMLVLAGDIGGTSTRLAYFSTEGENLTLLVDERYPSRKAGSLKEIVSHFTGKHRLTAETACFGIAGPARSGTVRTPNLPWSVNAEELAQALGIPKVQLINDMEAHLYGIDLLGPENFEVLNRGVPNPNGAIALVSAGTGLGEAIAYRDGTARRPCPGEGGHADFAPRNEIETELLLYLRDKYGRVSNERVLSGPGLHNIYLFLRDVRHLPESPEVAEELLVNDPPAVITKAALAGRCPLCGQVLDLFVSLYGAEAGNAALRYLATGGIYLGGGIAPKIIERLKGPGFMLAFTSKGRMSPLLETIPVMVILNEQSALLGAGRCAARRKEKES; this is encoded by the coding sequence ATGCTTGAGGGGGGAGATCACATGCTGGTCCTGGCAGGAGATATCGGGGGCACATCCACGCGGCTTGCTTATTTCAGCACAGAGGGCGAAAATTTGACCTTGCTGGTGGACGAACGCTATCCGAGCCGAAAGGCAGGAAGTTTGAAGGAGATTGTCAGCCATTTTACAGGAAAACACAGACTGACGGCGGAGACGGCCTGTTTCGGAATCGCCGGTCCTGCCAGGAGCGGCACGGTCAGGACACCCAACCTCCCCTGGAGCGTGAATGCAGAGGAGCTGGCCCAGGCCCTGGGAATTCCCAAAGTTCAACTGATCAACGACATGGAGGCACATCTCTATGGCATCGATCTTTTAGGTCCGGAAAATTTCGAGGTCCTTAACAGAGGAGTCCCCAATCCAAACGGCGCCATCGCCCTGGTCTCGGCAGGGACGGGACTGGGAGAGGCCATCGCTTATCGGGATGGCACAGCCCGTCGACCCTGCCCCGGCGAAGGAGGACACGCCGACTTCGCTCCCCGTAACGAAATCGAAACGGAACTGCTCCTCTACCTCCGCGATAAGTACGGCCGGGTCAGTAACGAACGGGTTTTATCCGGCCCCGGACTGCACAACATCTATCTTTTCCTGAGAGACGTGCGGCATCTGCCCGAATCCCCCGAGGTTGCAGAGGAGCTGCTGGTGAATGATCCCCCGGCGGTCATCACCAAGGCGGCTCTGGCCGGCAGGTGCCCCCTCTGTGGACAGGTTCTCGATCTCTTTGTCTCTCTTTACGGAGCCGAGGCGGGCAATGCCGCGCTGCGATACCTCGCCACAGGAGGAATCTATCTGGGAGGAGGAATCGCCCCGAAGATCATCGAACGGCTGAAGGGGCCCGGCTTCATGCTTGCCTTTACCTCCAAGGGACGAATGAGCCCTCTTCTGGAAACGATCCCGGTGATGGTCATCCTCAACGAACAGAGCGCCCTGCTGGGCGCGGGCCGGTGTGCCGCGCGAAGAAAAGAAAAAGAATCATAG
- the pgi gene encoding glucose-6-phosphate isomerase produces MTASKKLTGCQAWKALAAHRRNWKLHLRDLFAGDPGRGERMTAEAVGLFLDYSKNFVTDETLKLLLRLAEETGLRGRIEALFRGEKINLTENRAALHVALRSPKGTSIVVDGENVVPQVHDVLDRMAAFAVQVRSGSWKGHSGKGIRNVVNIGIGGSDLGPVMAYEALKYYSDRSLTFRFVSNIDGTDFAEAVQDLDAAETLFIVASKTFTTLETMTNASTARAWLLQGFKGDEKAVAKHFVAVSTNTAEVAKFGIDTANMFGFWNWVGGRYSMDSAIGLSTMLAIGPDNFRDMLAGFHAMDVHFRTAPFGVNLPVLMGLLTIWYNNFFAAETVAVLPYEQYLKRFPAYLQQLTMESNGKRVTLDGMEVDYQTSPIYWGEPGTNGQHSFYQLIHQGTKLIPCDFIAFVEPLHPLGRHHDLLMANVFAQAEALAFGRTLEEVTSEGIPAWLAPHKVFEGNRPSNTILAQRLTPETLGKLVALYEHSVFTQSAIWNINPFDQWGVELGKVLAQRVITELESREEPELGHDSSTNAMIRRYRKFRERME; encoded by the coding sequence ATGACGGCAAGCAAAAAACTTACGGGATGTCAGGCATGGAAAGCCCTGGCGGCTCACCGCAGAAACTGGAAACTGCATCTGCGGGATCTTTTCGCCGGCGACCCAGGACGCGGCGAACGCATGACGGCAGAAGCAGTCGGCCTTTTTCTGGATTATTCGAAGAATTTCGTCACCGACGAAACCCTGAAGCTCCTCCTGCGGCTGGCAGAGGAAACCGGTCTGCGCGGGCGGATCGAGGCCTTGTTCCGTGGCGAGAAAATCAATCTTACAGAAAACCGCGCCGCTCTGCATGTGGCTCTGCGCTCGCCGAAAGGAACGTCCATTGTGGTGGATGGAGAAAACGTGGTGCCCCAGGTTCATGACGTGCTGGACAGGATGGCCGCGTTTGCCGTCCAGGTTCGCAGTGGATCCTGGAAAGGACACAGCGGCAAAGGCATCCGGAATGTCGTCAACATCGGAATCGGCGGCTCGGATCTCGGGCCGGTTATGGCCTATGAGGCGCTCAAGTACTACAGTGATCGTTCCCTCACTTTCCGTTTTGTCTCCAATATAGACGGAACGGATTTCGCGGAAGCCGTTCAGGATCTCGATGCCGCGGAGACGCTTTTTATCGTGGCCTCCAAGACCTTCACGACCCTGGAGACGATGACCAACGCCTCCACGGCCCGTGCCTGGCTGCTTCAGGGCTTCAAGGGCGACGAGAAAGCGGTGGCGAAACATTTTGTCGCGGTCTCGACCAACACGGCGGAAGTGGCGAAATTCGGCATTGACACCGCCAACATGTTCGGATTCTGGAACTGGGTCGGCGGGCGATACTCCATGGATTCCGCCATCGGCCTGTCGACGATGCTGGCCATCGGTCCGGATAACTTCCGCGACATGCTGGCCGGCTTTCATGCGATGGACGTGCATTTCCGCACCGCCCCCTTTGGCGTCAATCTTCCCGTGCTCATGGGACTTCTCACCATCTGGTACAACAATTTCTTCGCTGCGGAAACCGTCGCCGTCCTCCCCTATGAACAGTACCTGAAACGCTTTCCGGCATACCTTCAGCAGTTGACGATGGAAAGCAACGGCAAGCGCGTCACGCTTGACGGAATGGAGGTTGACTACCAGACCAGCCCCATATACTGGGGGGAGCCGGGCACGAACGGCCAGCATTCCTTCTACCAGCTGATTCATCAGGGAACGAAGTTGATCCCCTGTGACTTCATCGCCTTTGTCGAACCGCTGCATCCTCTCGGCCGGCACCACGATCTGCTGATGGCGAATGTATTCGCCCAGGCCGAGGCCCTGGCCTTCGGCCGGACGCTTGAAGAAGTCACATCCGAAGGCATCCCGGCCTGGCTCGCACCCCACAAAGTCTTCGAAGGCAACCGGCCGTCCAACACCATTCTTGCTCAAAGATTGACGCCGGAAACGCTGGGCAAACTGGTCGCTCTCTATGAGCACAGCGTGTTCACTCAGAGCGCGATCTGGAATATCAACCCCTTCGACCAGTGGGGCGTGGAACTGGGCAAGGTTCTGGCCCAGCGCGTCATCACGGAGCTTGAAAGCCGGGAGGAACCTGAGTTAGGCCATGACAGTTCAACAAACGCCATGATCCGCCGTTATCGGAAATTCAGGGAGAGGATGGAATAA
- a CDS encoding efflux RND transporter periplasmic adaptor subunit — protein MWSISAQRHPARHLWSLLRIISYFAIVILFLAPVAGCSKGSKEAPKPPVVEVTTVIQKDVPVYREWIGTLDGMVNATIRAQVQGYLVKQNYRDGDVVKKGQVLFEIDPRTFQTALGQARGQLEAQQARWNTARANMVRIKPLADANAVSKKDLDDAIGAEQAARAAVHSAQASVDRAQLELGFTKIVSPVEGIAGLAKAQIGNLVGPGAMEELTTVSTVNPIKVYFQISEQEYIQTAQRSAASRGIRDGELILADGSIYPQKGYFAFADRQVDITTGTIKVAAIFPNPDNFLRPGQYGRVRIAVHVRKNALLVPQRAVSEVQGKYMAAVVGSDNRVEIRPVKTAERIDNLWVILEGLKPGERVIVEGIQKVRPGIPVMPTAFVEASSKPEAKTEAVPERKAEEKFQSPSKPADPAKTEKR, from the coding sequence ATGTGGAGCATTTCGGCACAGCGTCATCCAGCTCGCCATTTGTGGAGTTTATTGCGGATCATTTCATACTTTGCAATCGTCATCCTGTTTCTCGCGCCGGTGGCGGGCTGCTCGAAAGGTTCGAAGGAGGCGCCCAAACCGCCGGTTGTGGAGGTGACGACCGTCATCCAGAAGGACGTTCCCGTTTACAGAGAGTGGATCGGGACGCTCGACGGGATGGTGAATGCCACAATCCGGGCGCAGGTTCAGGGGTATCTCGTTAAACAGAACTATCGCGACGGCGACGTCGTAAAAAAGGGGCAGGTCCTCTTTGAAATCGACCCCCGCACCTTTCAGACAGCCCTGGGGCAGGCAAGGGGACAATTGGAAGCGCAGCAGGCGCGCTGGAATACGGCCAGGGCAAATATGGTCCGGATCAAGCCTCTTGCCGATGCCAATGCCGTCAGCAAAAAAGATCTCGATGACGCAATCGGAGCGGAACAGGCTGCCCGGGCGGCGGTGCATTCCGCCCAGGCCAGTGTCGACAGGGCCCAACTGGAACTGGGTTTCACAAAGATCGTCTCCCCGGTGGAGGGAATCGCCGGTCTTGCCAAAGCCCAGATCGGCAATCTCGTGGGGCCGGGGGCAATGGAAGAGCTGACGACGGTCTCCACGGTCAATCCGATCAAAGTCTACTTCCAGATAAGCGAGCAGGAATACATCCAGACCGCTCAACGTTCCGCTGCCTCGAGGGGGATAAGGGACGGTGAGCTGATTCTTGCCGATGGAAGCATCTATCCTCAAAAGGGTTATTTCGCCTTTGCCGATCGGCAGGTGGATATCACGACCGGGACCATTAAAGTTGCAGCCATCTTTCCCAACCCGGACAACTTTCTGCGGCCCGGCCAGTATGGAAGAGTGCGTATCGCCGTGCATGTCCGAAAGAATGCCCTTCTCGTGCCCCAGCGGGCCGTGTCTGAAGTCCAGGGGAAATACATGGCGGCCGTGGTGGGATCGGATAACAGGGTGGAAATCCGGCCTGTAAAAACCGCGGAGAGGATCGACAACCTGTGGGTTATCCTTGAAGGCCTCAAACCCGGAGAGCGCGTGATTGTCGAGGGGATTCAGAAGGTTCGCCCCGGAATTCCGGTGATGCCAACGGCCTTTGTCGAAGCATCCTCAAAGCCGGAAGCGAAGACAGAAGCAGTTCCTGAAAGGAAAGCGGAAGAAAAATTCCAGTCTCCCTCAAAACCAGCAGATCCTGCAAAGACTGAAAAGAGGTGA